From the Microtus ochrogaster isolate Prairie Vole_2 unplaced genomic scaffold, MicOch1.0 UNK16, whole genome shotgun sequence genome, one window contains:
- the Crct1 gene encoding cysteine-rich C-terminal protein 1: MSQQGAKGFSKGSSQGSAPCSAPTPAPAPSSSCCSRGCCGGGGCGSCGCGGDSGCCGSSSTGCCCFPRRRRRQRTSGCCCRGSQRSQRSCNNQSSGCCGGC; encoded by the coding sequence ATGTCTCAGCAGGGCGCCAAAGGCTTTTCCAAAGGGTCTTCCCAGGGCTCAGCCCCCTGCTCCGCCCCGACGCCCGCCCCCGCGCCCTCCTCCTCTTGTTGTAGCCGCGGCTGCTGCGGAGGCGGCGGCTGTGGCAGCTGTGGCTGCGGCGGTGATTCCGGCTGCTGCGGCTCCAGTTCCACCGGCTGCTGCTGCTTTCCCAGGAGGCGCCGCCGACAGCGCACTAGCGGCTGCTGCTGCCGGGGAAGCCAAAGGTCCCAACGCTCCTGCAACAACCAGAGCTCAGGCTGCTGCGGTGGCTGCTGA